A segment of the Chitinophagaceae bacterium genome:
CACCACTCTTCTGCCCTGCTTGCCCACCACGGTGCTGTAATATCCTGATCGGGTAAGTACCCACGGATAGAATCTTTTTCCAGAATACCACGGGTACTAACGGTGCTGCCCATCTCTGTTCCAATGATCGGTTGAGTTGGATGATCGTTGTGATAATCTGCAACAGCAAACTGGCGGTAATTAAAACTGCGTACAGGAATTACTTCATTCACTCCTTTAAACACATTGGGTAAATCAGCAGCATAGGTAGACGTACGGGTTGGATCGAGCTGCTTTAATTTACTGATAAATGTTTCAGCAATTCGTTTGCCATGTGATGTAGTGTGAATCCAGCCTTCTTCATTACCAATGCTCCACATAAATACAGATGTGCGGCTGCGGTCACGTTTTACTAAGCGTTCAAACTGATCCATGTATTCAGCACTACTGTTCAGCAATCGCTGTTCATCCATTACCAGCATACCCAAACTGTCGCATGCATCTAACAACTCCGGGGTTGGTGTATTATGACTTGTACGGTATGCATTGCTGCCAAAATTTTTCAACACACTAATACGGTAGTATTGCAGATAATCAGGCAATGCACTTCCTACACCTGCATGATCCTGGTGATTGTTTGTTCCAAACAGTTTTATATACTTTCCATTAAGAAAAACACCATTTGGTTTGATTTCAATAGTACGGAAACCAAAGCGGAGCTTTTTGCTGTCAACAACAACTCCATTCTGCTTTAACTCAACCACCACACGATAGAGATATGGATTCTCTAATGACCAAAGTGTTGGGTTTGTAACATTAATGATTTGCTTACTTGTTTTCTCTTCATTTGAATTGATGGTAACTGGTGCTTCTTTTGCAGTGCCGATTTTAACACCGCTTCTGTCAGTTAAATAGGTGTTGACAGAGTAACTGCCGCCGACACTGTATTCATTGGCTATAGTTGTTTCAACGCTCAATATTGCTTTATTACCGGTGATAGCAGCATAAGCAAAAACACCATCCGTTGCAATATGTGTGTTGGCATAACTGTTCAGCCATACATGGCGGTAAATACCGGCACCCTCGTAAAACCAACCTTCATATTGTGTAGCGTCAACCCGAACCGTTATGACATTGTTACGATCGTAGTTAATAAAATCAGTTACATCGTAATTCACCCCAACATAACCGCTTTTATTATTTCCAAGATAAAATCCATTGACCCAAACCTGCGCATCACGGAAAATTCCATCAAACTGCAATTGAAAACGACGGCCCGAATCGGCTTTTGCAATAGTGAAATGTTTACGGTACCAGCCAATGCTCGTTGCAGGAAATAAACCACCTACAGGTTTGTATCCATGACTTTCCACATCGAAATTTTCCACCTGCACAAAAGGAAGTTCCACTGCCCAGTCATGCGGGAGATTGAGCGAACGCCAGCTGCTGTCGTTAAAACGCAGATCGATAGCAGTACCTGCAGCACCACCCGATTTAGAAAAGATTGTTTTTATACTGTAGTTAAAATCTTTATCGGGATTGGCGGCATGGCCAAATGCGAATTTCCAGTTGTTATCGAAGTTGACATGAGACCGTTGTGCTGATGCTGACAAGCTTAATCCTGTAACGCAAAGGATAAATGCGATAATCTTATGTTTCATATTCAGTTTTTGCAGGTAACACGAAGGACAGCAAGGTACGCCTGTGTTACGGATTTATTTATTGAAGTACTATTTTTTCTATTTCGAGACTGTACGATTTATTGTTTGATTGTTGAATTAAGGGACTGACCGTTATTTCAATTTTTTCGATGTTTTTTAAATTCAGCGCTTCATCAACTGCCGACAATTGAAAATACAGCGGTTGAAAACCGGGATACGGCCTTGGCATCAGCAACGCCTTATCGTTTTTGAAATGTACCAGTGGAATTTCCATATCCCGAAACTGATTGCTTAAAGAAACAATTGCAGCAAATGCAAAACCATTTTTACTAACCAGTGTAATTTTTACATTCAGCGGTTCCTTGTTTTCTGTTCGTGCCCGTAGGATGATTTTTGTAAATGAGTTAAGTTCAGAGCTTCTTTGTTGTAATTTATTACCAATGAAATGCTGCAGACCCATTACTTCATCCTCCTTTATATCGGTAATGCTGAATTTATGAATCAGGGTTCCTGTGCTGCTGCCTGATGCATACCCCGTTTGAAATCCCCTTCTGAAATTGGGTAAAACATGTACTGTTCTGTCGGTTGAAGGATTGTATAATTCCAGCGAAGAACCTGCTGCTGCAATATTGGTTTTATATGTTTCAAAACTGTAGTTATCCCAAGCAAAAGGATTCCCTTTGATTGCACCGGGATAGGTAACAAACTCATTTCCTTCTTGTACCAGTATGCGGTATGGCAGCTGGCCGGTTACTACAACATCAGCAGGAATTTCAGCCGTATACTCATAACCGTTTTTCTTCATGGGTATATTCCGGAATAAACCGCCACCGAGTTTTGATAATTGTACAGAAACACGTGCAGAATCAACTCCTCCAACAATCGCTTTGATCAAAAAAGATTTACCGGCGCTTACCTCTGTAAATTGTTCATGCCGCACAACAACTTCTTTTTTAGAAGATAGAGGTGCAACAAACTCACTGTTATAAGACCATTTTTCATCTGTTAATAAATGACTGATAATGTATTTGCCCGGAGTAATATCAAAGCCATCTTCCAGATTAACTCCTTGCTGTATTGTATAATTGTTACCTTGATTGACTGCACGTACAATCAGGTTTCCGCCCAGCCCATCAAGAAATAATTTCATCCTGTTTTTATTCCATTTAATCTGCGTAACTTCTTTGTTGGGTGATGCACGTTCAAACGGATCCCTTACATAAATTACATCGGGCATTACTTCGAGTATCCACACTCCATCTGAAATTTTATCAAGAAAATAAGCACCTGTTCCTTCATATTGTACTACAGGTGAACTGCCAACTCCTGCAATATGTTTTAATTCTTTTTTATTAACAGGTACAGTGGTTGTGTTATTGGAATAATAAAACTTATCAGCCGCATTCATTTCACTTAATGCATTTGCATAACTCACCCGAAACACATCAAACACACTGTCGGCCGGATATGCACCAAAGTTTTTCATACGTGGTACACGGTGAAACACTTCAGCAGCAATCATCATGCTGATGGCTTTTGAAGGAGTATAAGCAAGGTTGAGATAATGGGTTTGATACTCTGTATTTACATAGGCAATCGCCATTGGATCGTAAGCGAACTGTGTCGCCCATTGAAAGCCGGCTCCCCTGAAACTTTTTGCGATTGCCGGGTACATATAACTATCCATTACATCTGCTGCATCAAATTCATACACCATCAATGCTTTGTTTTTAAATGCTGTAACTGTATCACGAAATGGAATTTGATACAGATCTACATTTGGCAATGTATTTCCTTTGATTGTTTGATTGCCCACCAATCCCGATGGATACCATTGAAAGCTGAAACCATCTACAACTGATGCTGCAACAGCATCGCTGAAGTATGGGCCTTGTGCAATATTGTAAAATAAAGGTTTGG
Coding sequences within it:
- a CDS encoding cellulase family glycosylhydrolase, with the protein product MIYFKKAVFCFVLFFSVTMLAAQKTKQANLVYADKQGVLRYTSTKAEASFFGVNYTTPFAHAYRAHKVLNVDLEQAIRNDVYHFSRLGLNAFRVHVWDNEISDTAGNLIENEHLRLFDFLLAELKKRNIKTIITPIAFWGNGYPERDEATPGFSRYFGRGKLTTNDTAIRAQENYLKQFFKHINPYTKLSYENDKDIIAVELNNEPSHSNPKKRVTDYINRLAAAVKSTGFTKPLFYNIAQGPYFSDAVAASVVDGFSFQWYPSGLVGNQTIKGNTLPNVDLYQIPFRDTVTAFKNKALMVYEFDAADVMDSYMYPAIAKSFRGAGFQWATQFAYDPMAIAYVNTEYQTHYLNLAYTPSKAISMMIAAEVFHRVPRMKNFGAYPADSVFDVFRVSYANALSEMNAADKFYYSNNTTTVPVNKKELKHIAGVGSSPVVQYEGTGAYFLDKISDGVWILEVMPDVIYVRDPFERASPNKEVTQIKWNKNRMKLFLDGLGGNLIVRAVNQGNNYTIQQGVNLEDGFDITPGKYIISHLLTDEKWSYNSEFVAPLSSKKEVVVRHEQFTEVSAGKSFLIKAIVGGVDSARVSVQLSKLGGGLFRNIPMKKNGYEYTAEIPADVVVTGQLPYRILVQEGNEFVTYPGAIKGNPFAWDNYSFETYKTNIAAAGSSLELYNPSTDRTVHVLPNFRRGFQTGYASGSSTGTLIHKFSITDIKEDEVMGLQHFIGNKLQQRSSELNSFTKIILRARTENKEPLNVKITLVSKNGFAFAAIVSLSNQFRDMEIPLVHFKNDKALLMPRPYPGFQPLYFQLSAVDEALNLKNIEKIEITVSPLIQQSNNKSYSLEIEKIVLQ